A genomic segment from Tuwongella immobilis encodes:
- a CDS encoding DUF58 domain-containing protein, which produces MSVAVPESVAVLPTRPDPKLMRRGIGWHVPREGKLWIAATLLLGFAGWYKHINMLLLLAYLMLSLWGLNFWLVRRQLRGVTARRLPIGPMTAESPILWEAELQLREELPGGWHGVGLEDRGADHAVGWFLFHAEESDTLSLRQFITPQRRGPYPMQPLFLWSRYPFGLIQAGVELAEERPRLVWPKMHELQRESFRQWLIRTTRGDGGNDSRERRRSMHQADFHGLRPFRQGDSPRWIHWRSTARRGELIVREFEDTRAFDLLLIVDPWTGDGASLNRLEDLISLAASIVRDWSRDPGLKLGLVILESTPTLHTGRTGAEWLHHLLDRLANVVPTTQTQVELPMISAPWGQLPTLLLTNRAHSSLRNDLEAVLHRPIAQLAPPKEDESWPYRSPSV; this is translated from the coding sequence ATGAGCGTGGCTGTTCCCGAATCGGTCGCGGTGCTGCCGACGCGTCCCGATCCCAAATTGATGCGACGTGGCATCGGCTGGCATGTCCCGCGAGAAGGGAAATTGTGGATCGCCGCAACCCTTCTGCTCGGATTCGCGGGATGGTACAAGCATATCAATATGCTGTTGCTATTGGCCTATCTCATGCTCTCATTGTGGGGCTTGAATTTCTGGCTGGTGCGGCGACAACTCCGTGGCGTCACCGCGCGACGCCTGCCAATCGGACCGATGACCGCCGAATCGCCGATCCTCTGGGAAGCGGAACTCCAATTGCGAGAAGAACTTCCGGGTGGTTGGCACGGCGTCGGCTTAGAAGATCGCGGAGCCGATCACGCTGTCGGTTGGTTCCTATTCCACGCCGAGGAATCCGACACGCTTTCGCTTCGACAATTCATCACCCCCCAACGGCGTGGACCATACCCCATGCAGCCGTTGTTTCTGTGGAGCCGCTACCCGTTTGGACTGATTCAAGCTGGTGTTGAATTAGCCGAAGAACGACCGCGTTTGGTCTGGCCCAAAATGCACGAATTGCAGCGGGAGTCGTTTCGGCAATGGCTGATCCGAACGACGCGCGGCGATGGTGGGAATGACTCGCGGGAGCGGCGACGCAGCATGCACCAAGCCGATTTCCATGGCTTGCGACCGTTTCGCCAAGGCGATAGTCCCCGATGGATTCACTGGCGATCCACCGCGAGACGGGGCGAGTTGATTGTTCGAGAATTCGAAGACACCCGTGCATTCGATCTCCTGCTGATTGTCGATCCCTGGACCGGCGATGGGGCATCGCTCAACCGACTCGAAGACCTCATCAGCCTGGCGGCGTCCATCGTGCGCGATTGGTCGCGTGATCCCGGCCTCAAGCTGGGCTTGGTGATCCTGGAATCGACGCCGACATTACACACTGGTCGCACCGGCGCAGAGTGGTTGCACCATCTGTTGGATCGCCTGGCGAATGTGGTGCCAACGACCCAAACGCAGGTCGAACTCCCGATGATCTCCGCCCCTTGGGGGCAACTGCCGACGTTATTGTTGACCAATCGCGCTCATTCGTCGCTACGGAACGACCTGGAAGCGGTTCTGCATCGACCCATTGCCCAACTGGCACCACCGAAGGAGGACGAATCATGGCCTTACCGTTCGCCTTCCGTTTGA
- a CDS encoding DUF3488 and transglutaminase-like domain-containing protein, translated as MALPFAFRLSLYLNLLLASLALGYAELTFLPEITVFALLVSVALGIAFRLEGRWSLSIAAANLAGGIIAAMLGIWFVYQFVRPSGNLMTTLNFPTGLLPYLGPVLMVVMTAKLFRPKDAGDLWAMQGIGLTLIALGCVLAYDMIFAMILFAYVLCGVWSLTLFYLYREQLGSLGDSNRFRMGRFAGLTTAMRWVVGVLGVTLMCFLLTPRSPGGRWDLPMTNRSKMEIGYSANSDVDLGRTGHLDTNEEIVFTVKVTDAAGNPVTNLSADQRWRGRSMHKYEDGKWRNNISDGNLMLIDRVLRAPVGDRSPGRIGGPFNRGLIRNDPNALPELDPQQWTFEFRPETKAPQSDFLADPVMWRTDRTIPVASLIGNRLSSWIQMPDGSMVPLELPNDSVHRYRQVQPASVDPEWGPPLRVDLQTLRYLKQALPGDRMREFTEGILTKLAAQGKLPPEMLQNRNRWNQPLDAEHETIARALTDYLANSGDYRYSLNLDRADRKLDPIEDFLINLRQGHCNRYASGLVMMLRSLGIPARLVLGFRGHQSLGDGLYAVNQSMAHAWVEVLIRRPEVPPTPPRNENRPESTNWYFLSLDPTPSLEADADSNAISRWLGDTQIQGNLFFRDYILGYDSNRQKATSEVIVGRLQTLFQDDAEGGSRSIGWFLALGFAVVAVGVAFGSRFLWGKLHSPPEPSEKPSLASLIPLYGEFLAIAAKCDQEPLPGETPKEFAHRFAAWLAEQSPESEAATFLDELIGRLYAAHYGSLPFDSTELAQWSERLQRFQQQCLAQTAPTMQGNDAS; from the coding sequence ATGGCCTTACCGTTCGCCTTCCGTTTGAGTTTATATCTGAATCTGCTGCTGGCATCGCTCGCGCTGGGCTATGCCGAGTTGACCTTTCTGCCGGAAATCACGGTCTTTGCGCTGCTGGTCTCCGTCGCGCTGGGGATTGCGTTCCGGCTCGAAGGTCGCTGGTCGCTGTCGATCGCCGCCGCCAATCTCGCGGGGGGGATCATCGCGGCGATGCTGGGGATTTGGTTCGTTTATCAGTTCGTGCGGCCGTCTGGCAATCTGATGACCACGCTGAATTTCCCCACGGGATTGCTCCCATATTTGGGACCCGTGCTCATGGTGGTCATGACGGCAAAGCTGTTCCGCCCGAAAGATGCCGGGGATCTCTGGGCGATGCAGGGGATCGGCCTGACGCTAATTGCGCTGGGCTGTGTGCTCGCTTACGACATGATTTTTGCCATGATTCTGTTCGCCTACGTGTTGTGCGGAGTCTGGAGTTTGACGTTGTTCTACCTGTATCGGGAACAACTCGGGTCGCTGGGCGACAGCAACCGCTTTCGCATGGGGCGATTCGCCGGGCTGACGACCGCCATGCGCTGGGTGGTGGGTGTCCTGGGTGTCACGCTGATGTGCTTCCTGCTGACGCCGCGCTCGCCGGGCGGTCGGTGGGATCTCCCGATGACCAATCGCAGCAAAATGGAAATCGGCTACTCGGCGAATTCCGATGTCGATCTCGGTCGAACGGGGCATCTGGACACCAACGAAGAAATTGTCTTCACGGTGAAAGTCACCGATGCCGCCGGCAACCCGGTCACGAATTTGTCGGCGGATCAGCGTTGGCGTGGCCGAAGCATGCACAAATACGAAGACGGCAAATGGCGCAACAATATCAGCGATGGCAACTTAATGCTGATCGATCGGGTGTTGCGGGCGCCAGTGGGGGATCGCTCTCCTGGACGAATCGGCGGACCGTTCAACCGCGGACTCATTCGCAACGACCCCAACGCACTGCCGGAATTGGACCCGCAACAATGGACGTTTGAGTTTCGCCCGGAAACCAAAGCGCCGCAGTCGGATTTCCTGGCCGACCCGGTGATGTGGCGAACCGATCGAACCATCCCCGTCGCCTCGCTCATCGGCAATCGACTTTCCAGTTGGATCCAGATGCCCGATGGCAGCATGGTCCCTCTGGAATTGCCCAATGATTCGGTGCATCGCTATCGCCAAGTGCAACCCGCTTCGGTCGATCCGGAATGGGGGCCGCCACTGCGAGTCGATCTTCAGACGCTTCGCTATCTGAAACAAGCGTTGCCGGGCGATCGCATGCGGGAGTTCACAGAAGGCATCCTGACCAAACTGGCGGCACAAGGAAAACTCCCGCCGGAGATGTTGCAGAATCGCAATCGTTGGAATCAACCGTTGGATGCCGAGCATGAGACGATCGCTCGTGCGTTGACGGATTATTTGGCCAACTCGGGAGATTATCGTTACTCGCTGAATTTGGATCGGGCCGATCGCAAGTTGGATCCCATCGAAGATTTTCTGATCAATCTCCGGCAAGGGCATTGCAATCGCTACGCCAGCGGATTGGTGATGATGCTGCGAAGCCTCGGAATCCCCGCGCGGTTGGTGCTGGGGTTTCGCGGGCATCAATCGCTCGGCGATGGGCTGTATGCGGTGAATCAGAGTATGGCCCATGCCTGGGTGGAGGTGCTGATCCGTCGGCCGGAAGTACCCCCGACACCACCTCGGAATGAGAATCGGCCGGAATCGACGAATTGGTATTTCTTGTCGCTCGATCCGACACCGTCGCTCGAAGCCGATGCCGATTCCAACGCGATTTCACGCTGGTTGGGCGATACGCAGATCCAAGGCAACTTGTTCTTTCGAGATTACATCCTTGGGTATGACAGCAATCGCCAGAAAGCGACGAGCGAAGTCATTGTCGGTCGGCTCCAGACGTTATTCCAAGATGATGCCGAAGGTGGTTCACGGTCGATTGGGTGGTTCCTCGCCCTCGGATTCGCCGTCGTGGCCGTTGGTGTCGCCTTTGGCAGCCGATTTCTCTGGGGCAAACTCCACTCGCCCCCGGAACCGAGTGAGAAACCAAGTCTCGCCTCTCTGATTCCGCTCTATGGCGAGTTCCTGGCAATCGCGGCGAAATGCGATCAGGAACCACTGCCCGGCGAAACCCCGAAGGAATTCGCCCATCGGTTTGCCGCTTGGCTCGCCGAGCAATCGCCAGAATCCGAAGCGGCGACTTTCCTTGACGAATTGATCGGACGGTTGTACGCTGCTCATTATGGGAGTCTCCCATTTGATTCGACCGAACTCGCCCAATGGTCGGAGCGGTTGCAGCGATTCCAGCAACAATGCCTCGCGCAGACCGCCCCGACGATGCAAGGAAATGATGCGTCATGA
- a CDS encoding isochorismatase family protein codes for MTNFSADNSRLVIVDVQEKLVPHIHHGGEVVQTLGMLLAVAKMLEIPTTITEQYPKGLGPTASQLAIDPALTVFEKTRFSAVHGVPSDCNWVILTGFETHICIWLTAIELIQKGFTVAVVVDAVGARRTLDHDMALRRLEQAGAMLTTAETVVFTWLADAEHDRFRAISQLVQARAKGMG; via the coding sequence ATGACGAACTTCTCGGCGGACAATTCCCGATTGGTCATCGTGGATGTCCAGGAAAAATTGGTCCCACATATCCACCACGGGGGCGAGGTCGTTCAGACGCTCGGAATGCTGCTCGCGGTCGCCAAGATGCTGGAAATTCCAACGACCATCACCGAGCAATACCCCAAAGGCTTGGGGCCAACCGCGTCGCAATTGGCCATCGATCCCGCGCTGACCGTGTTTGAAAAAACGCGATTCAGTGCCGTTCATGGAGTTCCCAGCGATTGCAACTGGGTGATTCTGACGGGGTTTGAAACGCATATTTGCATCTGGTTGACCGCGATTGAGTTAATTCAAAAAGGCTTCACGGTCGCAGTGGTGGTCGATGCAGTCGGGGCGCGGCGGACGTTGGACCACGACATGGCTCTGCGACGGCTCGAACAGGCGGGAGCGATGCTCACTACCGCAGAAACGGTGGTCTTTACTTGGCTGGCCGATGCCGAGCATGATCGATTTCGGGCGATCAGCCAACTTGTGCAAGCGCGTGCGAAAGGGATGGGATGA
- a CDS encoding HAD family hydrolase, which produces MNSLSEYGIIWDVDGTLVDTGELHFLAWVRLFQERGQPFTREDFARTFGRRNREILREMFHPEMSDAECDAIADLKESYYLDSARAQGLSLLPGVRSLLEQFHQAGFAQAIGSSAPRKNLDAIFELTDTTNFFRFITASENVSRGKPDPEVFQVAAAGLGLPPHRCVVFEDAVAGVQAAKAAGMACIAVRFVAHHPHETLQAAGADRIVETLEAVNLDSVRSLLAG; this is translated from the coding sequence ATGAATTCGTTGAGCGAATATGGCATCATTTGGGATGTGGATGGGACGTTGGTGGATACCGGCGAACTCCACTTTCTGGCGTGGGTGCGACTGTTCCAGGAACGCGGCCAGCCGTTCACCCGCGAGGATTTCGCCCGCACCTTCGGACGTCGTAACCGGGAAATTCTCCGCGAGATGTTCCATCCAGAAATGTCGGACGCGGAATGCGATGCCATCGCGGATCTCAAAGAATCGTACTATCTCGATTCGGCCCGAGCGCAAGGATTGTCATTGCTGCCAGGGGTTCGTTCGCTCTTGGAACAATTCCATCAGGCGGGATTCGCCCAGGCGATTGGCTCGAGCGCACCACGCAAGAATCTTGACGCGATTTTCGAGCTGACCGACACGACGAATTTTTTCCGATTCATCACTGCCAGCGAGAATGTCAGCCGCGGCAAGCCCGATCCGGAGGTGTTCCAAGTCGCCGCTGCCGGGTTGGGGCTGCCGCCGCATCGTTGCGTGGTGTTTGAGGATGCCGTTGCCGGGGTGCAAGCTGCCAAGGCCGCGGGCATGGCGTGCATTGCCGTGCGGTTCGTCGCGCACCATCCGCACGAGACGCTTCAAGCTGCCGGTGCGGATCGGATTGTCGAAACCCTGGAAGCGGTCAATCTCGATTCCGTGCGATCGTTACTCGCTGGCTGA
- a CDS encoding sigma-54-dependent transcriptional regulator, with protein MSDRRVLIVEDEAAVCWSLERALNRAGYQVDTAASAEDAFVKAQRQRPAVILLDVRLPGMDGLSAMPRFRELTQGSPIIIITAHGTLSTAVKAVEGGAFDYLAKPFDLNAALDIVQRALATVPKPEADLDPDSDSGLREEIIGKSLAMQQVFKRIALVAPTDACVMITGESGTGKELVARAVHRHSLRRDRPFLPVHIAALNPNLIESELFGHSKGAFTGAGSARPGLLALADGGTVFLDELADIPLPVQAKLLRVLERQEVLPVGGTEPVPIRIRLLSATHQNLADAVKRGDFRHDLYYRLNVFGIHLPPLRDRADDIEMLAEYFLRKFDGRLLPVPSDTMRFLQQRPWRGNVREFRNALEHAAILARGSQLLPEHLPPPLGEESDSPLMDNSPTGWIAAWLDREVAQFEGAEPKELYDRLMQQVEPVLLEQVLGRLQGNRMVAARWLGLARATLRKLMRKYHLMDDDAEDFDASASASE; from the coding sequence ATGAGCGATCGTCGGGTGTTGATCGTCGAAGATGAAGCGGCCGTCTGCTGGTCGCTGGAACGCGCATTGAACCGAGCGGGCTATCAGGTCGATACCGCCGCATCGGCCGAAGATGCCTTCGTGAAAGCGCAACGTCAACGCCCAGCAGTCATTCTGCTCGATGTGCGACTGCCCGGCATGGACGGATTGTCGGCCATGCCCCGATTCCGCGAACTCACGCAAGGCAGTCCGATCATCATCATTACCGCACACGGAACGCTGTCTACGGCGGTGAAGGCCGTCGAAGGCGGGGCGTTCGATTATCTCGCCAAGCCGTTCGATCTGAATGCCGCGCTCGACATCGTCCAACGTGCCCTGGCGACGGTGCCCAAACCCGAGGCGGATCTCGACCCCGATTCGGATTCCGGCCTGCGAGAAGAGATTATTGGCAAATCGCTGGCGATGCAGCAAGTCTTCAAACGGATCGCGCTGGTTGCCCCAACCGATGCCTGTGTCATGATTACCGGCGAAAGTGGCACGGGGAAAGAACTCGTTGCGCGAGCGGTGCATCGACACAGTTTGCGACGGGATCGCCCGTTTCTGCCCGTGCATATCGCCGCGCTGAATCCGAATCTCATCGAAAGCGAATTGTTTGGGCACTCCAAGGGTGCCTTCACCGGTGCCGGATCCGCGCGGCCGGGGCTGCTCGCACTCGCCGATGGCGGAACCGTGTTTCTGGATGAGTTGGCCGATATTCCGCTGCCCGTGCAAGCGAAATTGCTTCGAGTCTTGGAACGCCAAGAAGTGCTCCCGGTGGGTGGGACCGAGCCGGTGCCCATTCGCATTCGCCTGCTGTCCGCGACGCACCAAAATTTGGCGGATGCAGTGAAGCGTGGCGACTTTCGGCATGATTTATACTATCGCCTGAACGTCTTCGGCATTCATCTTCCGCCGCTGCGCGATCGTGCCGATGATATTGAGATGCTCGCCGAGTATTTCTTGCGAAAATTCGATGGCCGATTGTTGCCAGTCCCGTCGGATACGATGCGATTCCTGCAGCAACGCCCCTGGCGCGGCAATGTGCGCGAATTTCGCAATGCCTTGGAGCATGCGGCGATTCTCGCTCGTGGCAGTCAGCTACTTCCCGAACATCTGCCACCGCCACTCGGTGAGGAATCGGATTCGCCGTTGATGGACAACAGCCCAACCGGGTGGATCGCCGCTTGGTTGGATCGAGAAGTGGCCCAATTCGAGGGTGCCGAGCCAAAAGAACTGTACGATCGTCTGATGCAGCAAGTCGAACCGGTGCTGTTGGAACAAGTGTTGGGCCGCTTGCAAGGCAATCGCATGGTCGCCGCCCGGTGGTTGGGATTGGCCCGGGCGACGCTGCGAAAATTGATGCGGAAATATCACCTCATGGATGATGATGCTGAAGATTTCGATGCTTCGGCATCAGCCAGCGAGTAA
- a CDS encoding sensor histidine kinase yields MRWGIRERVLLPLLVLLLAIVGFGLFTALTSARLAEQRIVNQLDRLGRTLTESRFPLTAAVLEQLRGLSGAHFRLERIDGSRLATLPAALAWEPELPSPNPDDSLGPPVTIEEIPYRTRLISLPSDDPTRSGRLTIFFPDEEFRRAIADAIRPSLLLGGLAGVGALLAAGVVGQQVVQRIRLLERRTRVIADGDFRPMPIPGPADEIRDLAASINEMAARLAQLQETIRRSERMRLLGEVSGGLAHQLRNAVTGARLAVQVHVSELPHASDEALDVAIRQLDLMESHLRRFFELGNGEEGRCEPCDLVAILHESIDLIAPQAKHARIHIQLNLPSSMPIFGDAGQIRHLFLNLLGNAMDAVGTDGEVEFIGQTSERGHRLECWDNGPGPSAQVADKLFEPFVTGKAQGVGLGLAVAQQIVRTHGGRLDWRRDANRTCFWLELPLAGGSSRSRSGQTEFRIAEPVPQSNESIQIKS; encoded by the coding sequence ATGCGCTGGGGAATCCGAGAACGCGTGCTGCTGCCGTTGCTGGTGTTGCTGCTGGCAATCGTCGGCTTTGGCCTGTTTACGGCCCTCACCTCCGCACGTCTGGCCGAACAACGAATTGTTAATCAGTTGGATCGACTCGGACGAACCCTGACCGAAAGCCGCTTCCCGTTGACAGCCGCCGTGTTAGAGCAATTGCGCGGGCTTTCCGGCGCCCATTTTCGCCTGGAACGCATCGATGGGAGTCGATTGGCCACGCTCCCGGCCGCACTCGCATGGGAACCCGAACTCCCATCACCGAACCCCGATGACAGCCTCGGCCCACCCGTGACCATTGAGGAAATTCCGTATCGCACGCGGTTGATTTCCCTTCCCAGTGATGACCCGACCCGGTCCGGCCGACTGACGATTTTTTTCCCCGATGAAGAATTTCGTCGCGCGATTGCCGACGCGATTCGGCCATCGTTGCTGCTCGGCGGGCTGGCCGGGGTGGGTGCGTTACTGGCTGCCGGGGTGGTTGGCCAGCAAGTCGTTCAGCGCATTCGACTGTTGGAACGCCGCACGCGGGTAATTGCCGATGGCGACTTCCGACCGATGCCGATTCCCGGCCCTGCCGACGAGATCCGCGATCTGGCCGCCAGCATCAACGAGATGGCCGCCCGACTCGCTCAACTTCAAGAGACTATTCGACGTTCCGAGCGCATGCGACTCCTGGGCGAAGTCTCGGGTGGCCTGGCGCACCAGCTTCGCAATGCCGTCACCGGGGCACGACTCGCGGTGCAAGTCCATGTGTCGGAATTGCCGCATGCATCGGACGAGGCACTCGACGTAGCCATTCGCCAACTGGACCTCATGGAATCGCATCTGCGGCGATTCTTCGAGTTGGGCAACGGCGAAGAAGGCCGATGCGAACCATGCGATCTGGTGGCCATTTTGCACGAATCAATTGACCTGATCGCCCCACAAGCGAAACATGCCCGCATCCATATCCAACTGAATCTTCCAAGCTCCATGCCCATCTTCGGTGATGCAGGACAGATTCGGCACCTGTTTCTGAATCTTCTCGGCAACGCCATGGATGCGGTGGGTACCGACGGCGAAGTGGAATTCATCGGCCAAACATCGGAACGTGGCCATCGTCTCGAATGTTGGGATAATGGTCCAGGCCCGTCCGCACAGGTGGCCGACAAGTTATTCGAGCCGTTTGTCACGGGCAAGGCTCAAGGGGTGGGATTGGGGTTAGCTGTGGCCCAGCAGATCGTCCGTACCCATGGTGGCCGATTGGACTGGCGACGCGATGCCAATCGCACCTGCTTCTGGTTGGAACTGCCGCTGGCCGGTGGGTCGTCCCGGTCGCGTAGCGGTCAGACGGAGTTTCGGATCGCGGAACCCGTTCCGCAATCGAATGAATCGATTCAAATCAAAAGCTGA
- a CDS encoding aspartate-semialdehyde dehydrogenase — protein sequence MPSVAVVGATGAVGELMRQVLIERKFPFKRIKFLASPKSAGKTLTFDGTTYPIEPISAEAFDGVDLVLSSTPASISREYSPIAASAGAIVVDNSSAWRMDPDVPLVVPEVNADALLQIRKGIVANPNCSTIQMVVALKPLHDFAGIKRVIVSTYQASSGKGATGLNDLDAQISAIGKGEPVPAHTAHVARLAGNVLAHDWKLGEEGYTEEEWKMIKETRKIMGDETIQVSPTCVRVPVRIGHSEAVNVEFHRPITVQQARELLAKAPGVVLLDNPAQGEVPQPLHCEGQDHTYVGRIRPDHSVPHGLNLWVVADNLRKGAATNAVQIAQELLNRGLLGRR from the coding sequence ATGCCGAGCGTGGCGGTTGTCGGTGCGACCGGAGCAGTCGGAGAGCTGATGCGACAAGTGCTGATTGAGCGGAAATTCCCGTTCAAACGCATCAAATTCCTGGCCTCGCCGAAATCCGCTGGCAAAACGCTGACGTTCGACGGGACAACCTACCCTATCGAACCGATCTCCGCAGAAGCGTTTGACGGTGTGGATCTGGTGCTGTCCAGCACGCCGGCGTCGATTAGTCGGGAGTATTCGCCAATTGCCGCCAGCGCAGGGGCAATCGTTGTGGATAATTCGTCGGCCTGGCGGATGGACCCGGATGTGCCGCTGGTGGTGCCCGAAGTCAACGCCGATGCTTTGTTGCAGATTCGCAAGGGGATTGTGGCCAATCCCAACTGCTCGACGATTCAGATGGTGGTTGCGCTCAAACCATTGCACGATTTCGCCGGGATCAAACGGGTAATCGTCTCCACGTATCAAGCGTCCAGTGGGAAGGGTGCCACCGGGTTGAACGACCTCGACGCCCAGATTTCCGCCATCGGCAAGGGCGAACCCGTGCCCGCGCACACCGCCCACGTTGCGCGATTGGCCGGGAATGTGTTAGCTCACGACTGGAAACTCGGTGAAGAAGGTTACACCGAGGAAGAATGGAAGATGATCAAAGAAACCCGCAAAATCATGGGCGATGAGACGATCCAAGTCTCGCCGACCTGTGTGCGAGTTCCAGTGCGTATCGGCCATTCCGAAGCGGTGAACGTGGAATTTCACCGACCGATCACGGTCCAGCAAGCCCGCGAGCTGCTGGCAAAGGCACCCGGCGTGGTGCTGTTGGACAATCCCGCCCAAGGCGAAGTGCCCCAACCGCTGCATTGCGAAGGGCAAGACCACACCTATGTGGGCCGAATTCGCCCCGATCATTCCGTGCCCCATGGCCTGAATCTGTGGGTGGTTGCGGACAATCTGCGGAAGGGGGCCGCCACCAACGCCGTCCAGATTGCCCAGGAACTGCTCAATCGCGGATTGCTCGGACGACGATAA
- the truA gene encoding tRNA pseudouridine(38-40) synthase TruA has translation MRNIKLTISYDGTDFWGWQTQPGYRTVQETLEHAIAETTGKRSVLRASGRTDRGTHAVGQVANFYTTCKLDCETFRKAIDFRLPEDISLPDIQDVAISFDANKDAKRKRYRYVIDDSPQGNPFMRRYACRSRFRLDVPKMLSASRPLLGRHDFHSFETGWPNRLSSIRTITHLSVNRVGDLIWIDVEADGFLYNMVRAIAGTLINVGRGFWPEEKVSEILLAEDRTVGGPTAPAHGLYLMRVTYD, from the coding sequence ATGCGGAATATCAAGCTGACGATTTCGTATGATGGAACCGATTTTTGGGGCTGGCAAACCCAGCCCGGATATCGGACAGTCCAAGAAACCCTGGAGCATGCGATTGCCGAAACCACCGGCAAACGATCCGTGCTCCGGGCGAGCGGGCGAACCGATCGCGGCACTCACGCCGTCGGGCAGGTCGCGAATTTCTACACGACCTGTAAGCTCGATTGCGAGACGTTCCGCAAAGCCATCGACTTCCGATTGCCGGAAGATATTTCGCTCCCCGACATTCAAGATGTGGCCATTTCGTTTGATGCGAACAAGGACGCCAAACGGAAGCGCTACCGTTACGTCATCGACGATTCTCCGCAGGGGAATCCGTTCATGCGGCGGTATGCGTGCCGCAGTCGCTTTCGCCTGGATGTGCCGAAAATGCTGAGTGCCAGTCGGCCGCTGTTGGGTCGGCACGACTTTCACAGCTTTGAAACCGGCTGGCCGAATCGACTGAGCAGCATTCGCACGATTACGCATCTTTCCGTGAATCGCGTGGGCGATCTCATCTGGATCGATGTGGAGGCGGACGGATTCCTGTACAACATGGTGCGGGCGATTGCGGGGACGCTCATCAATGTCGGGCGTGGTTTCTGGCCGGAAGAAAAAGTTTCGGAAATTTTGCTGGCGGAGGACCGCACCGTGGGCGGCCCCACAGCGCCTGCCCATGGACTTTATCTGATGCGAGTGACCTATGACTGA
- the aroA gene encoding 3-phosphoshikimate 1-carboxyvinyltransferase: MTEARVYPAQLAIQPISHPLAATIRVPGSKSITNRALVLAALTKAPDGVTLDYPLESEDTEVMIDSLRKLGYGIEWRDQQRSIVVTRPMGASLIPANHADLYVANSGTTMRFLTAMVALGTGQFRLDGVPRMRERPIGDLLDALKQLGVSATSETANDCPPVVIQTDGIPGGEVAIRAGMSSQFLSGLLMAAPFARSSMSIRVAGEFVSEPYVAMTVAMMRDWGITVVTPAPGHYVVPAPQVATRSHYSIEPDASAASYFVAAAAIQGGRVTVSGFPNVSLQGDLAFVDVLEEMGCQVTKSDSAITVQGGTLRGIDLDMNAISDTVMTLGAVACFAEGPTTIRNVAHIRHKETDRISALANELRRLGAEVIERADGLTIHPRPLHGATVQTYRDHRMAMSLSLIGMRVPGVVIDDPGCVAKTYPGYWEDFAAIQNRAAN, encoded by the coding sequence ATGACTGAGGCCCGTGTTTACCCCGCCCAGTTGGCCATTCAACCCATTTCCCATCCGCTTGCGGCGACGATTCGCGTCCCTGGCTCGAAGTCGATCACCAACCGCGCGCTGGTGCTGGCCGCGCTGACGAAGGCTCCGGACGGCGTCACGCTCGACTATCCGCTGGAGAGCGAAGACACGGAAGTGATGATCGATTCGCTCCGCAAACTGGGCTACGGCATCGAGTGGCGCGATCAGCAGCGCTCGATCGTGGTGACACGCCCCATGGGTGCCTCGCTCATTCCTGCCAATCATGCGGACTTGTATGTCGCGAATTCCGGGACAACGATGCGATTCTTGACCGCGATGGTCGCATTGGGAACCGGTCAGTTTCGTCTGGATGGCGTTCCGCGGATGCGTGAGCGGCCGATCGGCGACTTGCTCGATGCCTTGAAGCAATTGGGCGTTTCTGCAACTAGCGAAACTGCGAACGATTGTCCGCCTGTGGTGATTCAGACCGACGGAATTCCCGGTGGTGAGGTGGCGATTCGGGCCGGCATGAGCAGTCAATTCCTCAGTGGCTTGCTGATGGCTGCCCCGTTTGCTCGTTCCTCGATGTCGATTCGGGTGGCCGGGGAGTTTGTGTCGGAACCCTATGTCGCCATGACGGTTGCGATGATGCGCGATTGGGGAATCACGGTGGTGACACCCGCGCCGGGACATTACGTCGTGCCCGCGCCGCAGGTGGCGACTCGCTCACACTATTCGATTGAGCCGGATGCCTCAGCCGCGTCGTATTTCGTTGCCGCGGCGGCGATTCAAGGCGGGCGCGTTACGGTTTCGGGCTTCCCGAATGTCAGTTTGCAAGGGGATCTGGCGTTCGTTGATGTGTTGGAGGAAATGGGCTGCCAAGTCACGAAGTCGGATTCTGCGATTACCGTTCAAGGGGGGACGCTGCGTGGCATTGATCTCGATATGAACGCGATTAGTGACACGGTCATGACCCTTGGTGCGGTGGCCTGCTTCGCCGAGGGACCGACGACAATTCGCAATGTCGCCCATATTCGCCACAAAGAAACCGATCGCATCTCCGCGTTGGCAAACGAGTTACGTCGGCTGGGTGCCGAAGTGATCGAACGGGCAGACGGCCTGACCATCCACCCTCGCCCACTTCACGGGGCAACAGTGCAGACGTATCGCGACCATCGCATGGCGATGAGTCTTTCGCTGATTGGAATGCGCGTCCCCGGCGTGGTCATTGATGACCCCGGTTGTGTGGCGAAGACCTATCCTGGCTACTGGGAAGACTTTGCAGCGATTCAGAACCGTGCGGCGAATTGA